Proteins found in one candidate division KSB1 bacterium genomic segment:
- a CDS encoding Na+:solute symporter, which yields MSQLHLIDYFVILIFFAMVFAIAAYYAKRAGKDTGSFFLSGRNLPWYIAGTAMVATTFAADTPLAVTELVARNGIAGNWLWWNMAIGAVLTVFFFAKLWRRAGIMTDVELVELRYSGQAAAALRGFRALYLGLFMNAIVMGWVNKAMEKIFHVTVPGVDPFLLVAITASLIAVYASASGLLGTARTDSFQFVFAMAGCIILAVIVIKLPHIGSTVALKQQIAPQVLDFFPRIAKTNLSGLTGGALAMTTGAFIAHIGLQWWSSWYPGADPGGGGYIAQRMMSAKNEKHSLFATLWFTIAHYTIRPWPWILVALSALVLLPRAQNVEALRQENPALFQRVEQVHQSGGLQSNVVYGPDFLNFYEKYENTVDPGVMYPKLMLRYLPAGLLGLLIAVFLAAYMSTISSQLNWGTSYLINDFYKRFLKKNADEQHYVRVSRLGIVLMVIFSLIVTRLLNTISGAWEFIINASAGMGAVLILRWYWWRINAWSEISAMIAPLIIYPIARFKFGLQSPITLYPVVLGTTIVWLVVTFLTRPTDKDKLHEFYRRVHPGGWGWRKIAAELPDVKSDSGYGRLFIDWLAGVIMVYSALFGIGKLIFAEWLAAVGYLAPGAVGALIIQRDLSKRSLGFSE from the coding sequence ATGAGTCAACTCCATCTAATCGATTATTTCGTCATCTTGATCTTTTTTGCCATGGTCTTTGCGATTGCCGCCTATTACGCCAAAAGAGCAGGCAAGGATACCGGTTCGTTTTTTCTTTCCGGCCGTAATCTCCCCTGGTACATAGCCGGCACAGCCATGGTCGCGACAACGTTCGCCGCGGATACGCCTTTGGCTGTAACCGAGCTGGTGGCGCGGAACGGCATCGCCGGCAATTGGTTGTGGTGGAACATGGCCATCGGCGCCGTCCTGACCGTCTTTTTCTTTGCCAAGCTTTGGCGGCGTGCCGGCATCATGACCGATGTGGAGCTGGTCGAGCTGCGTTACTCGGGACAAGCGGCGGCGGCGCTGCGCGGCTTTCGCGCTCTCTATCTCGGCTTGTTCATGAACGCGATCGTCATGGGCTGGGTCAATAAGGCAATGGAAAAGATCTTTCATGTCACCGTGCCGGGCGTCGATCCGTTCCTGCTGGTGGCGATTACGGCCTCCCTCATTGCCGTCTATGCGTCGGCTTCCGGTCTGCTCGGCACGGCGCGCACCGACAGCTTTCAGTTCGTTTTCGCCATGGCCGGCTGCATCATTTTGGCGGTCATCGTCATCAAGCTGCCCCACATCGGCAGCACCGTCGCCCTCAAGCAGCAGATCGCCCCGCAGGTGCTCGATTTTTTCCCCCGCATCGCTAAAACGAATCTTTCCGGCCTGACTGGAGGAGCCCTGGCCATGACGACCGGCGCCTTTATTGCCCACATCGGCCTGCAGTGGTGGTCGAGTTGGTATCCGGGCGCCGATCCGGGGGGCGGCGGTTACATTGCTCAGCGCATGATGTCGGCAAAGAATGAAAAGCACAGTCTTTTTGCCACCTTGTGGTTTACCATCGCTCACTATACGATCCGTCCCTGGCCGTGGATTTTGGTGGCGCTGAGTGCCCTGGTGCTGCTGCCGCGCGCCCAAAACGTTGAAGCTCTGCGTCAAGAAAATCCGGCGCTGTTTCAGCGGGTGGAACAGGTGCATCAAAGCGGCGGCCTGCAGAGCAATGTTGTCTACGGACCGGATTTTCTCAATTTTTATGAAAAGTACGAAAATACGGTGGACCCCGGCGTCATGTATCCGAAATTGATGCTGCGATACCTGCCTGCCGGTCTGCTCGGCCTGCTGATTGCCGTGTTCCTTGCCGCATATATGTCCACAATATCTTCTCAGCTCAACTGGGGAACTTCGTATCTTATCAATGACTTTTACAAGCGCTTTCTTAAAAAGAACGCCGACGAACAGCATTATGTGCGCGTCTCACGCCTTGGTATTGTGCTGATGGTGATCTTTTCTCTCATTGTTACCCGCCTACTGAACACCATTTCCGGGGCTTGGGAGTTTATCATAAATGCCAGCGCAGGCATGGGAGCCGTCCTGATCCTGCGCTGGTATTGGTGGCGCATCAACGCCTGGTCGGAGATTTCCGCCATGATCGCGCCGCTCATCATCTATCCGATCGCCCGTTTTAAATTCGGACTGCAGTCGCCGATCACTCTCTACCCTGTGGTGCTGGGAACCACCATCGTTTGGCTGGTCGTCACCTTTTTGACTCGTCCCACGGATAAGGACAAGCTGCACGAGTTTTACCGGCGCGTGCATCCCGGCGGTTGGGGTTGGCGAAAGATCGCCGCCGAACTGCCGGATGTCAAGAGCGACAGCGGCTACGGCCGCCTCTTTATCGATTGGCTGGCCGGAGTGATTATGGTTTATTCAGCTCTGTTCGGTATCGGCAAGCTCATTTTTGCCGAGTGGCTTGCCGCCGTCGGTTACCTGGCGCCTGGAGCCGTCGGCGCCTTGATCATTCAGCGGGATTTGAGCAAACGCTCGCTGGGTTTTTCGGAATGA
- a CDS encoding family 20 glycosylhydrolase, with protein sequence MTLNFMPVPEKVTLGEGRFVLQEDFTMAVRGTDHPRIYRAATRALRRLSDRTGLFFPQDFITPASPKTGSMVIEVKRVGQVKLKEDESYQLNVSPSAIVLKAETDIGALRGLETFLQLLSADKSGYYFPSVTIQDKPRFPWRGLLIDVCRHWQPMEVIKRNLDGMAAVKLNVLHLHITEDQGFRIECKTFPKLHELGSDGNYFTHEQIKEIIAYAADRGIRVMPEFDIPGHSTSWFIGYPEYASAPGPYTIERRWGIMDPTFNPTIEKTYKFFDAFFKEMSALFPDEYIHIGGDENNGKQWDANPQIQAFMKKKGIKSNHELQSYFNKRILAILTKYGKKMVGWDEILQPDSPKDIVIQSWRGRESLIHAAQNGWQVILSNGYYIDLMQPTTDHYFNDPITEDMGLTVEQAQFILGGEATMWSEMVTPENIDSRIWPRTAAIAERLWSPAHVRDADDMYRRLEVVSFRLEELGLTHEKNYEMMLRRLTNNLPTAPLRTLVDVVEPLKYYQRGRYRDFTQYSPYTRVMDAARPDAAVAREFRQQVDRYLAGGAKDEQLRDQIVKQLQKWEKNHERLLPIIDASPILREIEPLSRQLSECAASGLHLMKAVEGKSTISADDRAAMAAQFEEAKKQVGQVELMIVPALEKLLAFAAKAE encoded by the coding sequence ATGACCTTGAACTTCATGCCCGTTCCCGAGAAAGTAACGCTTGGCGAAGGGCGATTCGTTCTGCAGGAAGATTTTACCATGGCCGTTCGCGGCACCGACCATCCAAGGATCTATCGCGCCGCAACGCGGGCGCTGCGTCGTCTTTCCGATCGCACCGGTTTGTTTTTTCCGCAGGATTTCATTACGCCCGCTTCTCCCAAAACAGGCTCGATGGTGATCGAAGTCAAGCGCGTCGGCCAGGTCAAGCTGAAGGAAGACGAGAGCTACCAGTTGAATGTCAGTCCCTCGGCCATCGTCCTAAAGGCGGAAACCGATATCGGCGCCCTGCGGGGACTCGAGACCTTTCTCCAATTGTTGTCCGCGGATAAAAGCGGCTATTATTTCCCCAGCGTCACCATTCAGGACAAGCCGCGCTTTCCATGGCGGGGACTGCTGATCGACGTTTGCCGCCATTGGCAGCCGATGGAGGTCATCAAGCGCAACCTCGACGGTATGGCGGCGGTCAAGCTCAATGTCCTTCACCTGCATATTACCGAAGATCAAGGCTTTCGTATCGAGTGCAAGACGTTCCCCAAGCTGCACGAGTTGGGCTCCGACGGCAACTATTTCACTCATGAGCAGATCAAGGAGATCATTGCTTATGCAGCCGACCGCGGTATTCGGGTAATGCCAGAGTTCGACATCCCAGGCCATTCCACAAGTTGGTTCATCGGTTATCCCGAATACGCCTCTGCTCCGGGTCCGTACACTATCGAGCGGCGCTGGGGCATCATGGATCCCACGTTCAATCCGACGATCGAAAAAACTTATAAATTCTTTGATGCCTTTTTTAAAGAGATGAGCGCTCTGTTTCCGGACGAATATATTCACATCGGCGGCGATGAGAACAACGGCAAGCAGTGGGATGCCAATCCGCAGATCCAGGCGTTCATGAAGAAAAAAGGCATCAAGTCCAATCACGAGCTGCAGAGCTATTTTAACAAGAGAATTCTGGCGATATTGACCAAATACGGCAAAAAAATGGTCGGCTGGGATGAGATCCTGCAGCCTGATTCGCCCAAGGACATTGTCATTCAATCCTGGCGCGGTCGCGAATCGTTGATCCACGCCGCCCAAAACGGCTGGCAGGTGATCCTTTCCAACGGCTATTACATCGATTTGATGCAACCGACGACGGATCACTATTTCAACGATCCGATCACGGAGGATATGGGCCTGACGGTGGAGCAGGCGCAGTTCATTCTTGGAGGCGAGGCCACCATGTGGAGCGAGATGGTGACGCCGGAGAACATTGACTCGCGCATCTGGCCGCGCACCGCCGCCATCGCCGAGAGGCTGTGGTCGCCGGCGCACGTGCGCGATGCCGACGACATGTACCGCCGTCTGGAGGTGGTCAGCTTTCGCCTGGAAGAGCTGGGGCTGACGCATGAAAAGAATTACGAGATGATGCTGCGGCGCCTGACCAACAATCTGCCGACTGCACCGCTGCGCACGCTGGTGGATGTCGTCGAGCCGCTCAAATATTATCAGCGCGGCCGGTACCGCGATTTTACGCAATATTCACCCTACACGCGCGTCATGGATGCCGCGCGTCCCGATGCAGCCGTCGCCCGCGAGTTTCGGCAGCAGGTGGATAGATACTTGGCAGGCGGCGCCAAAGACGAACAGCTGCGCGACCAGATCGTCAAACAGCTGCAGAAATGGGAAAAGAACCATGAGCGCCTGCTGCCGATCATCGACGCCTCGCCGATTTTGCGCGAAATCGAACCGCTTTCGCGGCAACTGAGCGAATGCGCCGCCAGCGGCTTGCACCTGATGAAGGCGGTGGAGGGCAAATCAACGATTTCCGCCGATGACCGTGCCGCCATGGCCGCTCAATTCGAAGAGGCGAAAAAGCAGGTCGGCCAAGTCGAGCTGATGATCGTACCGGCATTGGAAAAGCTGCTGGCTTTTGCTGCTAAAGCCGAATAG
- a CDS encoding CotH kinase family protein, whose product MKTKIGQPLLPATWKQALPIAGVLFVFTFADLLRAVDFSSNLPILVIDTKGKRIVNSPRIIAHLGVIHNGPGRINHSRDAFTHYDGLIAIELRGSSGLWQKWPKEQYGFETQNPDGSNNNVPLLGLPPENDWILYPPYSDKSLIRNVLAYRLSRDIGRYAPRTRFCELVLNGDYRGVYVLIEKIKRDKNRVNIAKLHPEDSAGDALTGGYIVKIDRRAGEENEGWKSPFRYSDKGEIEWLYHDPDPEELTTTQKSYIRDYVTAFEKAMMQRDWQENLDRFFDLEAFVDYYLLTELANNIDTYTFSTFFYKDRDSRGGRLTIGPIWDINLGFGNADYFVGMNTEGWLLGEKIRVRDRIPAWLKNIYESPQIQVKIARRWQELRLGPLAEERILGLIDAYVDTLAEAQQRNFQRWPILGQYIWPNAFVGKTYAEEIDYLKTWLIKRGRWMDGQLTGIDHQNQARVFSVNVFPNPFNSRITIVLDLPQPTFLRATVYNMMGNPITDFFNGPAGAGQYAWQWSGENDSGAEVPSGCYFLILQTNDERLVRPLIILR is encoded by the coding sequence ATGAAAACAAAGATTGGACAACCTCTTTTGCCGGCGACGTGGAAGCAGGCCTTACCGATCGCAGGAGTGCTCTTTGTTTTTACTTTTGCCGATCTTTTGCGTGCGGTTGATTTTTCCTCCAATTTACCGATTCTGGTGATCGACACGAAAGGCAAAAGAATCGTCAATTCGCCGCGGATCATTGCCCATCTTGGCGTTATCCACAACGGTCCAGGCCGCATCAATCATTCCCGCGACGCCTTTACTCACTATGACGGTCTCATTGCAATAGAGCTGCGCGGATCAAGCGGCTTGTGGCAGAAATGGCCGAAAGAACAGTACGGCTTTGAAACGCAAAATCCCGACGGCAGCAACAATAATGTGCCATTGCTCGGCCTGCCGCCGGAAAACGATTGGATCCTTTATCCCCCTTACAGCGACAAGTCGCTGATACGCAACGTTCTTGCCTATCGTCTTTCGCGCGACATAGGGCGATACGCGCCGCGCACCCGCTTTTGCGAGCTGGTTCTAAACGGCGACTATCGCGGCGTTTATGTGTTGATCGAGAAAATAAAACGGGATAAGAACCGAGTCAATATCGCCAAACTTCATCCTGAAGACAGTGCCGGCGATGCTCTGACCGGCGGCTACATCGTTAAAATCGATCGCCGCGCCGGTGAAGAGAACGAAGGATGGAAATCACCCTTCCGTTATTCCGACAAAGGCGAAATCGAATGGCTCTATCACGACCCCGATCCCGAGGAGCTGACGACGACGCAAAAATCCTACATTCGCGACTATGTCACAGCTTTTGAAAAAGCCATGATGCAGCGGGATTGGCAGGAGAACCTCGACCGCTTCTTTGACCTCGAGGCATTCGTCGATTATTATCTGCTCACCGAATTGGCCAACAACATCGACACCTACACCTTCAGCACCTTTTTTTATAAAGATCGTGACAGTCGCGGCGGGCGACTGACGATCGGCCCGATCTGGGACATCAATCTCGGCTTTGGGAATGCTGATTATTTTGTCGGCATGAACACCGAGGGTTGGCTGCTCGGTGAAAAGATTCGCGTGCGCGACCGCATACCGGCGTGGCTGAAAAACATTTACGAATCGCCGCAAATACAGGTCAAGATTGCTCGGCGTTGGCAGGAGCTCCGCCTGGGCCCTTTGGCGGAAGAGAGAATCCTCGGCCTGATCGATGCCTACGTTGATACGCTTGCCGAAGCCCAACAAAGAAATTTTCAGCGCTGGCCGATTTTGGGACAGTACATCTGGCCGAATGCATTCGTCGGAAAAACCTATGCCGAAGAAATCGATTATCTAAAGACCTGGCTGATCAAACGCGGCCGCTGGATGGACGGCCAACTCACAGGGATTGATCATCAAAACCAAGCCCGCGTCTTCTCCGTCAATGTTTTCCCCAATCCGTTCAACAGCCGCATCACAATTGTACTCGATCTCCCGCAGCCGACCTTTTTGCGCGCGACGGTCTACAATATGATGGGCAATCCGATCACCGACTTTTTCAATGGCCCGGCAGGCGCCGGTCAATATGCTTGGCAGTGGTCAGGAGAAAACGATTCAGGTGCTGAGGTCCCCAGCGGATGCTATTTTCTCATCTTGCAAACGAACGACGAGCGTCTTGTCCGCCCGTTAATTATTCTTCGTTGA
- a CDS encoding biopolymer transporter TolR: MSSGTLGPFSSAVDVGNCRFKGQTVYDPVTQTFIIGGSGRNMWFREDEFHFVWKKMSGNFILTARFAFIGQGVNAHRKTGWMIRTALTPDSPYADAVVHGDGLTSLQFRRAFGDDTEEIKAEITAPDVLQLERNGDRITMRAAHFGTPLQETGSLELAMGDTVYVGLFICSHEADVFEQARISNVRIEVPAPAGFRPYQDYGGSRLEILEIESGLRTIVYESPEPLEAPNWTRDGKALIYNSRGLLYRFDLETQKIEKIDTGFAVRNNNDHVISFDGKLLGISNHVEGEPGGGSAIFIVPIQGGKPRRVTANTPSYLHGWSPDGKWLIYTAERGGQYDIYKISVKGGKEIQLTNQPTLDDGSEYSYDGRWIFFNSARTGKMKLWRMKPDGSGQEQLTFDEWNDWFPHPSPDGKHILFLSYPPSIDPQSHPHYQHVMLRLLTLETGTIRVVAYLYGGQGTINVPSWSPDGKRAAFVSYSF, from the coding sequence ATGTCATCGGGCACATTAGGCCCCTTTAGTTCGGCGGTTGACGTCGGCAATTGCCGGTTCAAAGGGCAGACCGTTTACGATCCGGTCACCCAAACCTTCATCATCGGCGGGTCGGGTCGCAATATGTGGTTTAGAGAAGACGAGTTTCATTTCGTCTGGAAGAAAATGAGCGGCAATTTCATTCTGACCGCGCGGTTTGCCTTCATCGGCCAGGGCGTCAACGCGCATCGCAAGACCGGCTGGATGATCCGAACCGCTTTGACACCCGACTCTCCCTATGCCGATGCCGTGGTGCACGGCGACGGCTTGACCTCACTGCAATTCCGTAGAGCATTCGGTGACGACACCGAAGAAATCAAGGCCGAAATAACTGCCCCCGACGTTCTGCAGCTCGAGCGCAATGGGGACCGCATCACGATGCGCGCTGCGCATTTCGGCACGCCGCTGCAGGAGACCGGCAGCCTCGAGCTCGCTATGGGAGACACCGTCTACGTGGGGTTGTTTATTTGCTCGCATGAGGCGGATGTGTTCGAGCAGGCTCGGATCAGCAATGTGCGCATCGAAGTACCGGCGCCCGCAGGCTTTCGCCCCTACCAAGACTATGGCGGCAGCCGACTTGAAATCCTTGAGATCGAGAGCGGGTTACGTACGATCGTATACGAATCCCCCGAGCCGCTCGAAGCTCCCAACTGGACGCGCGACGGTAAGGCTCTCATCTACAACAGCCGCGGCCTGCTCTATCGGTTCGATTTGGAGACGCAAAAGATCGAAAAAATCGACACCGGTTTTGCCGTGCGCAACAACAACGATCACGTCATCTCGTTCGACGGCAAGCTGCTCGGCATCAGCAATCACGTTGAGGGCGAGCCGGGCGGCGGTTCGGCGATCTTTATCGTGCCGATCCAAGGCGGCAAACCGCGCCGCGTGACGGCTAATACACCCTCATATCTCCACGGTTGGTCTCCGGACGGCAAATGGCTGATCTACACAGCCGAAAGGGGCGGTCAGTACGACATTTATAAAATTTCGGTCAAAGGCGGCAAAGAAATTCAACTCACCAATCAACCGACTCTCGACGACGGCTCGGAATACAGCTACGACGGCCGGTGGATCTTTTTCAACTCGGCGCGTACCGGCAAAATGAAGCTCTGGCGCATGAAACCCGACGGCAGCGGCCAGGAGCAGTTGACTTTTGACGAATGGAACGATTGGTTCCCGCATCCTTCGCCGGACGGCAAACACATTCTTTTCTTATCCTACCCGCCCAGCATCGATCCGCAGTCACACCCCCATTACCAGCATGTCATGCTTCGCCTTTTGACGTTGGAGACGGGGACGATCAGAGTGGTCGCTTACCTCTACGGCGGCCAGGGAACCATTAACGTTCCTTCCTGGAGTCCGGATGGAAAGCGGGCAGCCTTTGTCAGCTATTCTTTTTAA
- a CDS encoding DMT family transporter translates to MPYLGETAALTAAFFWGFGALLFENAGKRIGALPTNLLRLVLACIFLSATLYAQRGVLIPLDAPPHSMKMLGLSGLVGLALGDGALFYAIVILGPQLSTLLLSLAPPITTITAWIFLNEKLSPTAVSGIVLTFLAIVWVIKNPRDKAVYRGSKTLGVALGLIAALGQGLGVILAKQGLSGDLDALSATLLRMLPATIVMWLFALITRQAKPAVATLKNRKAALIVLAGALLGPYLGVWLSIVAVKYTEAGVAATLLSTVPIMLIPLEFLFYGRKPTWRSLIGTLAAVFGVALIFAR, encoded by the coding sequence ATGCCCTATTTGGGAGAGACAGCCGCCTTAACGGCGGCTTTTTTTTGGGGATTTGGAGCGTTACTGTTCGAAAACGCCGGAAAACGAATCGGCGCCCTGCCGACGAATCTGTTGCGCCTCGTTTTAGCCTGCATTTTTCTGAGTGCCACTCTTTATGCCCAAAGAGGGGTGCTGATCCCGCTTGATGCCCCGCCGCACAGCATGAAAATGCTCGGCCTGAGCGGCTTGGTCGGCCTGGCTTTAGGAGACGGCGCTCTGTTCTATGCCATCGTTATACTCGGGCCTCAACTCTCTACTCTGTTGCTCTCTTTGGCGCCGCCCATCACCACCATTACCGCTTGGATATTTCTCAATGAAAAACTGAGTCCCACTGCCGTCAGCGGCATTGTGCTCACTTTTTTGGCCATTGTCTGGGTCATCAAGAATCCGCGCGATAAAGCGGTTTATCGCGGCTCGAAGACGCTGGGCGTTGCTCTCGGATTGATCGCTGCCCTGGGACAAGGACTGGGCGTCATCTTGGCCAAACAGGGATTGAGCGGCGATCTGGACGCGCTCTCGGCAACGCTTTTACGCATGCTGCCGGCAACGATCGTCATGTGGCTGTTTGCGCTCATAACCCGTCAAGCCAAACCGGCTGTGGCGACGCTGAAAAACCGGAAAGCGGCACTGATCGTTCTGGCCGGAGCTCTTTTGGGTCCGTATCTCGGAGTGTGGCTGTCGATCGTGGCGGTCAAATACACCGAGGCGGGCGTCGCCGCGACTCTGCTTTCGACCGTGCCGATCATGCTTATCCCGCTCGAATTCCTATTTTACGGGCGCAAGCCGACTTGGCGCAGCTTGATCGGGACGCTGGCCGCCGTTTTCGGCGTGGCACTGATCTTTGCCAGGTGA
- a CDS encoding carboxypeptidase regulatory-like domain-containing protein has protein sequence MKKVLILLLVFAGVLGVSPLAVGAAKPYLSADPLQLNMELAIRQWITENDQGVSPALLQVNGSGSISGKVKSGGKPIRGATVFCWSVNQEGVAVQTSVSDNQGEYTLRHLDAGDYYVVATAENYDIQFYRNGRSPMDADPVHIADGAAVTGIDFNLKKLAGGAGAISGRVTDEETGSPIAGAWIVALSRKSPFAQKNLFAVSDASGNYKISNMPDDTYLVAAYANGYLPEYYENAYSMVRAKPVIVKGQEVPNIDFPLAKGGAISGTVIADEGKPLAGAVVSAQPFDNSPALLDIPGVNIVRQTAVTDEEGKYKISGLPEGTFRVMAQAGIGSFNYVLFYNNKTRAKDADPVAVQAGKETSGIDFNFAEPTAKITGTVRDSSGMPIAGAFITFVYQNQSDDLTWAKLRRYAETDTGGNYELANLRAGVYFVGAWIKDARQLKGVWYDGAAQLKDATPIQVAEGQVVSGIDFVLDTSTDYGAVSGRVTFEGNNEPVANAVVQAVPKRGNVKNSLKHLSQLVTTTDESGAYRLYPVCEGDYYIAVRFGGYVEYFDDKPAQSADVVHVTAGQETPNIDFKIPVPAAAGSIVTGTVIDEATGAPIPQALVTVFPAKLPKNFTGPAAQWARIYYTGVTNTEGGFEIVGIAGGKYIISAWARGYVGEFYDDTHNPTRAVVFELDGTNRRDGIEIALQPAQVPQTPLGGVLAGEVNDGNEGVEQAMVCAVDANNNVVQSCLTGADGSFALTGLDSGSYRLMVARPAFQVSYYPSADPAQGLAVDSADPNSTIDLALTLSVDPASITAPGGKPILSYRLEQNYPNPFNPSTTLTYHLPRKAAVTMSIFNVHGQWVTTLVDGVQDSGIYQVVWNGLDQKGKPVPSGVYICRFEADEFTDFRSMLLLK, from the coding sequence ATGAAAAAGGTGTTGATCCTCTTGCTTGTTTTTGCAGGGGTCTTGGGGGTTTCACCTCTTGCCGTTGGCGCCGCCAAGCCGTACCTGTCGGCTGATCCGTTGCAGCTGAACATGGAATTGGCGATTCGCCAGTGGATCACTGAGAACGACCAAGGCGTTTCTCCCGCCCTTCTCCAGGTAAACGGCAGCGGCTCGATTTCCGGCAAGGTCAAGAGCGGGGGCAAGCCCATTCGCGGCGCAACGGTTTTCTGCTGGTCGGTGAACCAGGAGGGGGTTGCGGTCCAGACGTCGGTCAGCGACAATCAAGGTGAATATACGCTCCGTCATCTGGATGCCGGCGATTACTATGTCGTGGCCACGGCCGAAAATTACGACATCCAGTTCTACCGCAACGGCCGTTCGCCGATGGACGCTGATCCGGTGCACATTGCCGACGGAGCCGCAGTTACCGGCATCGACTTTAACCTGAAAAAGCTTGCCGGCGGCGCCGGAGCCATTTCCGGTCGCGTTACTGATGAGGAAACCGGATCACCGATTGCCGGCGCATGGATCGTGGCTTTGAGCCGCAAGAGCCCTTTTGCGCAAAAGAATCTTTTCGCCGTCTCTGACGCATCCGGCAATTACAAGATCAGCAACATGCCGGACGACACCTATTTGGTTGCCGCTTACGCCAACGGTTATTTGCCCGAGTATTACGAAAATGCCTATTCGATGGTCAGAGCCAAACCGGTGATTGTAAAAGGACAAGAAGTTCCGAATATCGATTTTCCGCTGGCCAAGGGCGGTGCAATTTCCGGCACGGTGATAGCTGATGAGGGCAAGCCGCTGGCCGGAGCGGTCGTTTCGGCGCAGCCTTTCGACAACAGCCCTGCACTTCTGGACATTCCCGGCGTCAATATTGTTCGCCAGACGGCCGTCACAGATGAAGAAGGCAAGTACAAGATTTCCGGTCTACCGGAAGGGACATTTCGCGTCATGGCGCAGGCCGGCATCGGCAGCTTTAATTATGTTCTGTTCTATAATAATAAAACACGGGCAAAGGATGCGGATCCGGTTGCGGTGCAGGCCGGAAAGGAGACCTCCGGCATTGACTTTAACTTTGCCGAGCCCACAGCCAAGATTACCGGTACTGTACGCGATTCATCCGGTATGCCGATAGCCGGTGCGTTCATCACTTTCGTTTACCAGAATCAGAGTGATGATTTGACCTGGGCAAAGCTGCGGCGCTATGCTGAAACCGATACCGGAGGCAACTATGAGCTGGCTAATCTGCGCGCCGGCGTCTATTTCGTCGGCGCTTGGATCAAAGATGCACGGCAGCTTAAAGGCGTCTGGTACGACGGAGCCGCACAGCTAAAGGATGCAACGCCCATTCAAGTAGCGGAAGGACAAGTCGTCAGCGGCATTGATTTCGTTCTCGACACAAGCACGGATTATGGGGCAGTCAGCGGCAGGGTCACTTTTGAGGGAAACAATGAGCCGGTCGCCAATGCCGTTGTGCAGGCAGTCCCCAAACGCGGAAATGTGAAAAATTCTTTAAAACATTTATCCCAACTGGTCACCACCACCGATGAGTCGGGCGCCTATCGCCTGTATCCGGTTTGTGAAGGCGACTATTACATCGCCGTGAGATTCGGCGGGTATGTCGAGTATTTCGATGACAAGCCGGCGCAGTCTGCCGATGTGGTGCATGTAACGGCCGGACAAGAGACACCGAACATCGACTTTAAAATACCTGTTCCCGCCGCCGCAGGAAGCATCGTTACCGGTACGGTAATAGATGAGGCGACCGGCGCGCCGATTCCTCAAGCGCTGGTGACGGTTTTTCCCGCCAAGCTTCCCAAGAACTTTACGGGTCCGGCTGCCCAATGGGCACGCATCTATTACACCGGCGTGACGAATACGGAAGGAGGTTTCGAAATCGTCGGTATCGCGGGAGGGAAGTATATTATCTCAGCTTGGGCGCGAGGCTATGTCGGGGAGTTCTATGACGATACCCACAATCCGACTCGAGCAGTCGTTTTTGAGTTGGACGGTACCAATCGCCGTGACGGCATAGAAATCGCCCTGCAGCCGGCGCAGGTGCCGCAGACGCCGCTGGGCGGCGTTCTCGCCGGCGAGGTCAACGACGGCAACGAGGGCGTGGAGCAAGCCATGGTCTGTGCGGTCGATGCAAACAATAATGTCGTACAGTCCTGTTTGACGGGTGCGGACGGAAGTTTTGCATTGACCGGCCTCGACAGCGGTTCCTATCGGCTGATGGTCGCCCGCCCCGCTTTTCAAGTAAGCTATTACCCGAGCGCCGATCCCGCCCAAGGCCTCGCCGTGGACTCAGCTGATCCCAACAGCACCATTGACCTCGCTCTTACGCTTTCCGTCGACCCGGCCTCCATTACGGCACCAGGCGGTAAACCGATCCTAAGCTATCGATTGGAGCAAAACTATCCCAATCCGTTCAATCCTTCGACCACCCTCACCTATCATCTGCCGCGAAAGGCTGCCGTCACTATGTCGATCTTTAACGTGCACGGCCAATGGGTCACCACCCTGGTCGATGGTGTGCAGGACAGCGGCATTTATCAGGTGGTTTGGAACGGCCTCGATCAGAAGGGAAAACCCGTTCCGTCCGGCGTATACATCTGTCGATTTGAAGCCGACGAGTTTACGGATTTTAGGAGCATGCTCCTTCTCAAATGA